The genomic DNA AACTGGTAAAACAAGAGAAGATTATTGCGATCGTCAGGGGGATTGCGCGCGACAAGTCGGATGCCACCGGCAAGGCGTTAGTGGAGGGCGGCATTCGGATTCTCGAAATTACGATGAATACGGACGGCGCTTTGGAGACAATCAAAAGCTGGCGTTCGCTGTTTTCCCGGGATGTCACAATCGGAG from Bacilli bacterium includes the following:
- a CDS encoding 2-dehydro-3-deoxyphosphogluconate aldolase, with protein sequence MSKLELVKQEKIIAIVRGIARDKSDATGKALVEGGIRILEITMNTDGALETIKSWRSLFSRDVTIG